CCCCCCTGATCCGGTCGATGAGTCCCATGCTCCACTCCGTTCCTGCGGCCGGGCGGGTCGGGCGCCCCGCACGCGACGGCCGTCGTGCCCGCGCACCGTAGCCCACCACCGCCGACCCCGGCCACTCGGACGCGGTGGCCTCCGGGCAGGGTGCTAGCGTCGGCCGCATCAGCCGTCCGGCGGCGCGGCGCTGCCCCACACCGGGCGTGCACGGCGCCGGTCCATGTGCACCCGAAGGAAGGTCCCGTTCGTGAACACTCCCGTCAAGGTCGCCGTCACCGGAGCCGCCGGTCAGATCGGCTACAGCCTGCTCTTCCGCATCGCCTCCGGCGAGCTGCTGGGTCCGGACACCCCCGTCGAGCTGCGTCTGCTGGAGATCACCCCGGCGCTGGGCGCGCTCGAGGGCGTCGTCATGGAGCTCGACGACTGCGCCTTCCCGCTGCTGAGCGCCGTGCAGACCGGTGACGACCCCGACGTCGTCTTCGACGGCGTCAACGTCGCGCTGCTCGTCGGCGCCCGCCCGCGCACCAAGGGGATGGAGCGCGGCGACCTGCTGGAGGCCAACGGCGCCATCTTCACCGCCCAGGGCAAGGCGCTCAACGGGCACGCCGCCGACGACGTGCGGATCACGGTGACGGGCAACCCGGCCAACACCAACGCCCTCATCGCCATGAGCAACGCCCCCGACATCCCGGCCGAGCGCTTCTCGGCGCTCACCCGCCTGGACCACAACCGGGCGATCGCCCAGCTCGCGGCCAAGGTCGGCGCCCCGGTCACCGACGTCTCGCACATGACGATCTGGGGCAACCACAGCGCCACCCAGTACCCCGACCTCTTCCACGCCCAGGTCGGCGGGCGCAACGCCGCCGAGGCCGTCGGGGACCAGCAGTGGATCGAGGACACCTTCATCCCCACCGTCGCCAAGCGCGGCGCCGCCATCATCGAGGCCCGCGGCTCCTCCTCGGCCGCCTCGGCGGCGTCCGCCACCATCGACCACGCGCGTGACTGGCTGCGCGGCTCGCCGGAGGGCGACTGGGTGTCGATGGCGGTCCGCTCGGACGGCTCCTACGGCGTCGAGGAGGGACTCATCAGCTCCTTCCCGGTGACCACCCGCGACGGGTCCTACGAGATCGTCCAGGGCCTGGACATCGACGACTTCTCCCGGGGCCGGATCGACGCCACGGTGGCCGAGCTGTCCGAGGAGAAGGCCGCCGTCACCCAGCTCGGCCTCATCTAGCCCGCTCCCCCGCACCACCACCGCCCCTCCTCGCACGCCGAGGAGGGGCGGTTCTCGTGCCGCGGCTCAGCCCAGGCGCAGGGTCGCGGCGACGGCCACCGTCGCGGCGCCGAGGAGGACCAGCGTCGCGACGTCCGTGAGCCGGCTGCGCACCTCCAGGCCGCCCGCCCGGCCGGGCGGCAGGAACGCCCGGAGCAGGGCGAGCACGCCCAGGGTGGCCCCGAGGGCGTAGCCGTAGGCGCGCAGGTTCGAGGAGGTCAGC
This genomic window from Serinicoccus chungangensis contains:
- a CDS encoding DUF3017 domain-containing protein, with amino-acid sequence MDGAPGEQERRESGASTQPLGAWWVGVLGLVVSGVLLTSSNLRAYGYALGATLGVLALLRAFLPPGRAGGLEVRSRLTDVATLVLLGAATVAVAATLRLG
- a CDS encoding malate dehydrogenase codes for the protein MCTRRKVPFVNTPVKVAVTGAAGQIGYSLLFRIASGELLGPDTPVELRLLEITPALGALEGVVMELDDCAFPLLSAVQTGDDPDVVFDGVNVALLVGARPRTKGMERGDLLEANGAIFTAQGKALNGHAADDVRITVTGNPANTNALIAMSNAPDIPAERFSALTRLDHNRAIAQLAAKVGAPVTDVSHMTIWGNHSATQYPDLFHAQVGGRNAAEAVGDQQWIEDTFIPTVAKRGAAIIEARGSSSAASAASATIDHARDWLRGSPEGDWVSMAVRSDGSYGVEEGLISSFPVTTRDGSYEIVQGLDIDDFSRGRIDATVAELSEEKAAVTQLGLI